One Odontesthes bonariensis isolate fOdoBon6 chromosome 17, fOdoBon6.hap1, whole genome shotgun sequence genomic window carries:
- the LOC142366573 gene encoding transcription factor Sp3-like isoform X2, with protein sequence MASADVDSSQSEFLQAGGAAETQTTDMSAIQLTGSDRWEVLTPVSAGKEDQGVVHIPNSGIVTSNGQYVLPIGNLPSQPIYVTASGSEAAANGVSSIQYQVIPQIQNADGTLAGFSTQGLDDGSGQIHLLQDGSHGSIGISCATTATTDLLTQAGQVQSIQGVSLAGGSAYTGTVPVGLPGNITFVPINSVDLESLGLTGAQTVPIATGVTPEGQLIMSSQAMESQGQDGISKQSLVTVNDPNTNQELYVPTTTSSANPSQLPETIDGTGVLTQATAVSAGVSDPSSENYNSHNHLQQIQVSSSNATTISQPILHLSGDGQAQVAQVAQGQDLSGAGQTLQSVQLVNPGTFLIQAQTVTATGQIQWQTFQVQGVQSLQGLQLPQGQGQAQQLTLAPVQTLPLGQTGQVSLPNLQTVTVNSVTQSGVHYSQGEDASSPAGIQIKEEPDSEEWQLSGDSTLNPSDLNNLRVQMGDEDMETPSGEGKRLRRVACTCPNCKESGGRGSGMGKKKQHICHIAGCGKVYGKTSHLRAHLRWHSGERPFVCNWMYCGKRFTRSDELQRHRRTHTGEKKFVCSECSKRFMRSDHLAKHIKTHQNKKGGVPSSTSPPTTDTVITTDGTTLILQTTAHDLVANQEIPLQLVTVAPGEVME encoded by the exons ATGGCGTCCGCGGACGTGGACAGCAGTCAAAGCGAGTTTCTGCAAGCCGGTGGCGCAGCTGAAACACAG ACAACAGATATGTCAGCCATTCAGCTGACGGGTTCGGACCGATGGGAAGTGTTAACTCCAGTCTCAGCTGGGAAGGAAGACCAAGGAGTCGTCCACATTCCAAACTCGGGTATTGTCACGTCCAACGGGCAGTACGTGCTTCCAATTGGGAATCTTCCCAGCCAGCCCATTTATGTTACAGCATCTGGTAGTGAGGCTGCAGCCAACGGAGTGTCAAGCATTCAGtatcag GTCATCCCGCAAATTCAAAATGCAGATGGGACACTTGCAGGTTTCTCAACACAGGGATTGGATGACGGTTCGGGGCAGATTCACCTCCTCCAAGATGGCAGCCACGGCAGCATCGGAATCAGCTGCGCCACGACAGCGACCACAGACCTGCTAACGCAGGCGGGCCAAGTTCAGTCAATCCAAGGAGTCTCGTTGGCTGGAGGCTCAGCGTACACAGGCACCGTACCTGTAGGGCTCCCCGGCAATATAACATTTGTCCCTATTAATAGCGTGGATCTGGAGTCGCTCGGGCTGACTGGAGCTCAGACGGTCCCCATCGCAACGGGGGTAACGCCTGAGGGCCAGCTAATCATGAGCAGCCAGGCGATGGAAAGTCAGGGCCAAGACGGCATCTCCAAACAGTCGCTGGTGACGGTGAACGACCCTAACACCAACCAGGAGCTCTATGTGCCCACCACCACTTCCTCCGCCAACCCCTCTCAGCTCCCTGAGACTATAGATGGCACTGGGGTTCTTACTCAGGCTACCgctgtgtctgcaggtgtgtctgatcccTCCTCAGAGAACTACAACTCCCACAACCACCTGCAGCAAATCCAG GTATCCTCCTCCAACGCCACCACTATCTCTCAGCCCATCCTGCATCTGTCTGGGGACGGCCAGGCCCAGGTAGCCCAGGTGGCTCAGGGCCAGGACCTGTCTGGAGCAGGTCAGACTCTTCAGAGCGTGCAGCTGGTCAACCCGGGGACCTTCCTCATCCAGGCCCAAACTGTCACTGCTACCGGACAGATCCAGTGGCAGACCTTCCAG GTCCAGGGTGTCCAGTCACTCCAGGGCCTCCAGTTGCCCCAGGGACAGGGCCAGGCCCAGCAGTTGACCCTGGCCCCGGTCCAGACCCTTCCCCTGGGCCAAACGGGTCAGGTCAGCCTACCCAACCTCCAGACAGTCACAGTTAACTCTGTAACACAATCTGGAGTCCACTACTCACAGGGAGAGGATGCATCCAGTCCAGCTG GTattcagataaaggaggagCCCGACTCAGAGGAGTGGCAGCTGAGCGGAGACTCCACGCTGAACCCCAGCGACCTGAACAACCTGCGTGTTCAGATGGGAGACGAGGACATGGAGACGCCGAGCGGGGAGGGCAAGAGGCTCCGCAGAGTAGCCTGCACCTGCCCCAACTGCAAAGAGTCCGGGGGAAG AGGTTCAGGAATGGGGAAGAAGAAGCAGCACATCTGCCATATCGCCGGCTGCGGGAAAGTCTACGGGAAGACGTCTCATCTGCGAGCTCACCTGCGCTGGCACAGCGGAGAGAGACCCTTCGTCTGCAACTGGATGTACTGTGGGAAGAGATTCACCAGGAGCGACGAGCTGCAGAGACACaggaggacacacacag GAGAGAAGAAGTTCGTGTGCTCGGAGTGCTCCAAGAGGTTCATGCGCAGCGACCACCTGGCCAAGCACATAAAGACTCACCAGAACAAAAAAGGTGGGGTTCCCTCCTCCACGTCTCCGCCCACCACCGACACCGTCATCACCACGGACGGAACCACGCTCATCCTCCAGACCACCGCCCACGACCTTGTAGCCAATCAGGAGATCCCTCTGCAGCTGGTCACCGTGGCGCCCGGTGAGGTCATGGAATGA
- the LOC142366573 gene encoding transcription factor Sp3-like isoform X1 translates to MASADVDSSQSEFLQAGGAAETQTTDMSAIQLTGSDRWEVLTPVSAGKEDQGVVHIPNSGIVTSNGQYVLPIGNLPSQPIYVTASGSEAAANGVSSIQYQVIPQIQNADGTLAGFSTQGLDDGSGQIHLLQDGSHGSIGISCATTATTDLLTQAGQVQSIQGVSLAGGSAYTGTVPVGLPGNITFVPINSVDLESLGLTGAQTVPIATGVTPEGQLIMSSQAMESQGQDGISKQSLVTVNDPNTNQELYVPTTTSSANPSQLPETIDGTGVLTQATAVSAGVSDPSSENYNSHNHLQQIQPLFFNRSAVLSPAVQVSSSNATTISQPILHLSGDGQAQVAQVAQGQDLSGAGQTLQSVQLVNPGTFLIQAQTVTATGQIQWQTFQVQGVQSLQGLQLPQGQGQAQQLTLAPVQTLPLGQTGQVSLPNLQTVTVNSVTQSGVHYSQGEDASSPAGIQIKEEPDSEEWQLSGDSTLNPSDLNNLRVQMGDEDMETPSGEGKRLRRVACTCPNCKESGGRGSGMGKKKQHICHIAGCGKVYGKTSHLRAHLRWHSGERPFVCNWMYCGKRFTRSDELQRHRRTHTGEKKFVCSECSKRFMRSDHLAKHIKTHQNKKGGVPSSTSPPTTDTVITTDGTTLILQTTAHDLVANQEIPLQLVTVAPGEVME, encoded by the exons ATGGCGTCCGCGGACGTGGACAGCAGTCAAAGCGAGTTTCTGCAAGCCGGTGGCGCAGCTGAAACACAG ACAACAGATATGTCAGCCATTCAGCTGACGGGTTCGGACCGATGGGAAGTGTTAACTCCAGTCTCAGCTGGGAAGGAAGACCAAGGAGTCGTCCACATTCCAAACTCGGGTATTGTCACGTCCAACGGGCAGTACGTGCTTCCAATTGGGAATCTTCCCAGCCAGCCCATTTATGTTACAGCATCTGGTAGTGAGGCTGCAGCCAACGGAGTGTCAAGCATTCAGtatcag GTCATCCCGCAAATTCAAAATGCAGATGGGACACTTGCAGGTTTCTCAACACAGGGATTGGATGACGGTTCGGGGCAGATTCACCTCCTCCAAGATGGCAGCCACGGCAGCATCGGAATCAGCTGCGCCACGACAGCGACCACAGACCTGCTAACGCAGGCGGGCCAAGTTCAGTCAATCCAAGGAGTCTCGTTGGCTGGAGGCTCAGCGTACACAGGCACCGTACCTGTAGGGCTCCCCGGCAATATAACATTTGTCCCTATTAATAGCGTGGATCTGGAGTCGCTCGGGCTGACTGGAGCTCAGACGGTCCCCATCGCAACGGGGGTAACGCCTGAGGGCCAGCTAATCATGAGCAGCCAGGCGATGGAAAGTCAGGGCCAAGACGGCATCTCCAAACAGTCGCTGGTGACGGTGAACGACCCTAACACCAACCAGGAGCTCTATGTGCCCACCACCACTTCCTCCGCCAACCCCTCTCAGCTCCCTGAGACTATAGATGGCACTGGGGTTCTTACTCAGGCTACCgctgtgtctgcaggtgtgtctgatcccTCCTCAGAGAACTACAACTCCCACAACCACCTGCAGCAAATCCAG CCTTTGTTCTTTAATAGGTCTGCTGTGCTGTCCCCTGCTGTGCAGGTATCCTCCTCCAACGCCACCACTATCTCTCAGCCCATCCTGCATCTGTCTGGGGACGGCCAGGCCCAGGTAGCCCAGGTGGCTCAGGGCCAGGACCTGTCTGGAGCAGGTCAGACTCTTCAGAGCGTGCAGCTGGTCAACCCGGGGACCTTCCTCATCCAGGCCCAAACTGTCACTGCTACCGGACAGATCCAGTGGCAGACCTTCCAG GTCCAGGGTGTCCAGTCACTCCAGGGCCTCCAGTTGCCCCAGGGACAGGGCCAGGCCCAGCAGTTGACCCTGGCCCCGGTCCAGACCCTTCCCCTGGGCCAAACGGGTCAGGTCAGCCTACCCAACCTCCAGACAGTCACAGTTAACTCTGTAACACAATCTGGAGTCCACTACTCACAGGGAGAGGATGCATCCAGTCCAGCTG GTattcagataaaggaggagCCCGACTCAGAGGAGTGGCAGCTGAGCGGAGACTCCACGCTGAACCCCAGCGACCTGAACAACCTGCGTGTTCAGATGGGAGACGAGGACATGGAGACGCCGAGCGGGGAGGGCAAGAGGCTCCGCAGAGTAGCCTGCACCTGCCCCAACTGCAAAGAGTCCGGGGGAAG AGGTTCAGGAATGGGGAAGAAGAAGCAGCACATCTGCCATATCGCCGGCTGCGGGAAAGTCTACGGGAAGACGTCTCATCTGCGAGCTCACCTGCGCTGGCACAGCGGAGAGAGACCCTTCGTCTGCAACTGGATGTACTGTGGGAAGAGATTCACCAGGAGCGACGAGCTGCAGAGACACaggaggacacacacag GAGAGAAGAAGTTCGTGTGCTCGGAGTGCTCCAAGAGGTTCATGCGCAGCGACCACCTGGCCAAGCACATAAAGACTCACCAGAACAAAAAAGGTGGGGTTCCCTCCTCCACGTCTCCGCCCACCACCGACACCGTCATCACCACGGACGGAACCACGCTCATCCTCCAGACCACCGCCCACGACCTTGTAGCCAATCAGGAGATCCCTCTGCAGCTGGTCACCGTGGCGCCCGGTGAGGTCATGGAATGA
- the LOC142366573 gene encoding transcription factor Sp3-like isoform X3, translating into MSAIQLTGSDRWEVLTPVSAGKEDQGVVHIPNSGIVTSNGQYVLPIGNLPSQPIYVTASGSEAAANGVSSIQYQVIPQIQNADGTLAGFSTQGLDDGSGQIHLLQDGSHGSIGISCATTATTDLLTQAGQVQSIQGVSLAGGSAYTGTVPVGLPGNITFVPINSVDLESLGLTGAQTVPIATGVTPEGQLIMSSQAMESQGQDGISKQSLVTVNDPNTNQELYVPTTTSSANPSQLPETIDGTGVLTQATAVSAGVSDPSSENYNSHNHLQQIQPLFFNRSAVLSPAVQVSSSNATTISQPILHLSGDGQAQVAQVAQGQDLSGAGQTLQSVQLVNPGTFLIQAQTVTATGQIQWQTFQVQGVQSLQGLQLPQGQGQAQQLTLAPVQTLPLGQTGQVSLPNLQTVTVNSVTQSGVHYSQGEDASSPAGIQIKEEPDSEEWQLSGDSTLNPSDLNNLRVQMGDEDMETPSGEGKRLRRVACTCPNCKESGGRGSGMGKKKQHICHIAGCGKVYGKTSHLRAHLRWHSGERPFVCNWMYCGKRFTRSDELQRHRRTHTGEKKFVCSECSKRFMRSDHLAKHIKTHQNKKGGVPSSTSPPTTDTVITTDGTTLILQTTAHDLVANQEIPLQLVTVAPGEVME; encoded by the exons ATGTCAGCCATTCAGCTGACGGGTTCGGACCGATGGGAAGTGTTAACTCCAGTCTCAGCTGGGAAGGAAGACCAAGGAGTCGTCCACATTCCAAACTCGGGTATTGTCACGTCCAACGGGCAGTACGTGCTTCCAATTGGGAATCTTCCCAGCCAGCCCATTTATGTTACAGCATCTGGTAGTGAGGCTGCAGCCAACGGAGTGTCAAGCATTCAGtatcag GTCATCCCGCAAATTCAAAATGCAGATGGGACACTTGCAGGTTTCTCAACACAGGGATTGGATGACGGTTCGGGGCAGATTCACCTCCTCCAAGATGGCAGCCACGGCAGCATCGGAATCAGCTGCGCCACGACAGCGACCACAGACCTGCTAACGCAGGCGGGCCAAGTTCAGTCAATCCAAGGAGTCTCGTTGGCTGGAGGCTCAGCGTACACAGGCACCGTACCTGTAGGGCTCCCCGGCAATATAACATTTGTCCCTATTAATAGCGTGGATCTGGAGTCGCTCGGGCTGACTGGAGCTCAGACGGTCCCCATCGCAACGGGGGTAACGCCTGAGGGCCAGCTAATCATGAGCAGCCAGGCGATGGAAAGTCAGGGCCAAGACGGCATCTCCAAACAGTCGCTGGTGACGGTGAACGACCCTAACACCAACCAGGAGCTCTATGTGCCCACCACCACTTCCTCCGCCAACCCCTCTCAGCTCCCTGAGACTATAGATGGCACTGGGGTTCTTACTCAGGCTACCgctgtgtctgcaggtgtgtctgatcccTCCTCAGAGAACTACAACTCCCACAACCACCTGCAGCAAATCCAG CCTTTGTTCTTTAATAGGTCTGCTGTGCTGTCCCCTGCTGTGCAGGTATCCTCCTCCAACGCCACCACTATCTCTCAGCCCATCCTGCATCTGTCTGGGGACGGCCAGGCCCAGGTAGCCCAGGTGGCTCAGGGCCAGGACCTGTCTGGAGCAGGTCAGACTCTTCAGAGCGTGCAGCTGGTCAACCCGGGGACCTTCCTCATCCAGGCCCAAACTGTCACTGCTACCGGACAGATCCAGTGGCAGACCTTCCAG GTCCAGGGTGTCCAGTCACTCCAGGGCCTCCAGTTGCCCCAGGGACAGGGCCAGGCCCAGCAGTTGACCCTGGCCCCGGTCCAGACCCTTCCCCTGGGCCAAACGGGTCAGGTCAGCCTACCCAACCTCCAGACAGTCACAGTTAACTCTGTAACACAATCTGGAGTCCACTACTCACAGGGAGAGGATGCATCCAGTCCAGCTG GTattcagataaaggaggagCCCGACTCAGAGGAGTGGCAGCTGAGCGGAGACTCCACGCTGAACCCCAGCGACCTGAACAACCTGCGTGTTCAGATGGGAGACGAGGACATGGAGACGCCGAGCGGGGAGGGCAAGAGGCTCCGCAGAGTAGCCTGCACCTGCCCCAACTGCAAAGAGTCCGGGGGAAG AGGTTCAGGAATGGGGAAGAAGAAGCAGCACATCTGCCATATCGCCGGCTGCGGGAAAGTCTACGGGAAGACGTCTCATCTGCGAGCTCACCTGCGCTGGCACAGCGGAGAGAGACCCTTCGTCTGCAACTGGATGTACTGTGGGAAGAGATTCACCAGGAGCGACGAGCTGCAGAGACACaggaggacacacacag GAGAGAAGAAGTTCGTGTGCTCGGAGTGCTCCAAGAGGTTCATGCGCAGCGACCACCTGGCCAAGCACATAAAGACTCACCAGAACAAAAAAGGTGGGGTTCCCTCCTCCACGTCTCCGCCCACCACCGACACCGTCATCACCACGGACGGAACCACGCTCATCCTCCAGACCACCGCCCACGACCTTGTAGCCAATCAGGAGATCCCTCTGCAGCTGGTCACCGTGGCGCCCGGTGAGGTCATGGAATGA